In Torulaspora globosa chromosome 1, complete sequence, a genomic segment contains:
- the UGA4 gene encoding Uga4p (ancestral locus Anc_5.112), with protein sequence MLRSSFLYGVNFNTYICDCLLARRSIGSPVVDWQAKMGDDGKSVTVKTPRVSIAEGSAYEMGNIASNIRYVQSKTGAGEVNYINSATSVNDNQLLAEIGYKQELKRQFSTLQVFGVAFSIMGLLPSIASVMGGGLAGGPATLVWGWFVAALFILMVAITMAENASAIPTAGGLYYWTYYYAPKGYKEVISFVIGCSNSLALAAGVCSISYGFALEVLAAVVISRDGDFEVTNGKAYGIFAAAVVAMCLLTCMASSVVARLQIVSIVSNVFIMILLFIALPIGTKINRGGFNDGNFIFGNYHNFSDWNNGWQFCLAGFMPAVWTIGSFDSCVHQSEEAKDAKKSVPIGIIASVLVCWILGWLLIICIMACMNPDVETVLGTDFEIVLAQIIFDSLGKKWAVAFMALIAFCQFLMGASIVTAISRQVWAFARDDGLPFSKYIKIVNKRYSVPFVAIIAACAASLALGLLCLDGPAAAALFSLAVAGNNLAWSTPTFLRLTFGRDLFRPGPFYLGSFWSPIVAWFGVIYQAFIIILVMFPSQQHGLTDKTMNYACVIGPGIWILSWIYYVTYRRKYFHGPKSNISDEDYNDAVGEDLIEEILSRKDV encoded by the coding sequence ATGCTCCGatcaagcttcttgtaTGGTGTAAATTTCAATACATATATATGTGATTGTTTGCTGGCTCGTAGATCGATCGGTAGTCCTGTCGTAGACTGGCAAGCCAAGATGGGTGACGACGGCAAGTCTGTAACGGTTAAAACGCCTCGGGTTTCGATCGCCGAAGGCTCTGCCTATGAGATGGGCAATATAGCATCGAATATTCGCTATGTGCAGTCAAAGACAGGCGCTGGCGAAGTCAATTACATCAATTCTGCAACATCGGTCAATGATAATCAGCTGTTGGCTGAGATTGGTTATAAACAAGAGCTGAAGCGTCAGTTTTCGACACTGCAAGTGTTCGGTGTTGCGTTTTCGATTATGGGGCTGCTGCCCTCGATAGCGTCTGTTATGGGAGGTGGTCTCGCCGGGGGACCTGCCACGCTGGTTTGGGGTTGGTTCGTTGCGGCTCTTTTCATTCTTATGGTGGCGATCACGATGGCTGAGAACGCCAGCGCCATTCCAACGGCTGGCGGATTGTACTACTGGACATATTACTATGCACCCAAAGGCTACAAGGAAGTCATCTCATTCGTGATTGGGTGTTCCAACTCTTTGGCCCTCGCGGCTGGCGTTTGCTCCATCTCGTACGGGTTTGCCCTGGAGGTACTTGCCGCAGTGGTTATTTCTAGAGATGGGGACTTTGAAGTCACCAACGGCAAGGCTTACGGGATTTTTGCGGCCGCAGTTGTTGCCATGTGTTTACTGACCTGTATGGCGTCTTCCGTGGTGGCACGTCTTCAAATTGTGAGCATTGTATCAAACGTTTTCATCATGATCCTGCTGTTTATAGCGTTACCTATTGGTACAAAGATCAACCGAGGTGGATTCAACGATGGTAACTTCATTTTTGGTAACTATCACAATTTCAGCGATTGGAACAACGGCTGGCAGTTCTGCTTGGCAGGGTTTATGCCGGCTGTCTGGACGATCGGTTCATTTGACTCCTGCGTACATCAATCGGAAGAAGCGAAggatgccaagaaatcagTTCCGATTGGTATTATTGCGTCAGTTCTAGTCTGCTGGATTCTGGGTTGGCTGCTTATCATTTGCATTATGGCTTGCATGAATCCAGACGTTGAGACGGTGTTAGGCACCGATTTTGAGATTGTCCTTGCGCAAATTATCTTCGATTCGTTAGGAAAGAAGTGGGCCGTTGCGTTTATGGCATTGATTGCATTTTGTCAATTCTTGATGGGAGCCTCTATTGTTACTGCCATCTCAAGGCAGGTTTGGGCATTTGCTCGTGATGATGGTTTGCCCTTTTCAAAGTACATTAAGATTGTCAACAAAAGGTATTCAGTTCCATTCGTAGCCATTATTGCCGCTTGTGCTGCTTCATTGGCTTTGGGTCTACTCTGCTTGGATGgtcctgcagcagcagcattgTTTAGTTTAGCTGTTGCAGGTAATAATTTGGCCTGGTCAACACCCACCTTTCTCAGATTGACGTTTGGTAGGGACTTATTTAGACCAGGACCTTTTTACTTGGGTAGCTTCTGGTCACCCATTGTCGCTTGGTTCGGTGTGATATATCAagctttcatcatcattctGGTCATGTTCCCATCTCAACAACATGGTTTAACAGACAAAACCATGAATTATGCTTGTGTCATCGGCCCAGGTATCTGGATTCTGTCCTGGATTTATTATGTCACTTACAGAAGGAAGTATTTCCATGGTCCGAAATCCAATATTTCAGATGAAGACTATAATGACGCTGTAGGTGAGGATCTGATCGAGGAGATATTGTCACGAAAGGATGTGTGA
- the CCH1 gene encoding calcium channel protein CCH1 (ancestral locus Anc_5.113) — MERSMRSLTRHFEPVAGPKSGDQNGETQPPHDEQQQAPLVPPSVNIVPPQSEPERHSIDEASTESYKNGSREDKNFSLSNIFKSRGANNRKKTLPKLSLRTSSVAKGHSGSPHLSERSFSQSSAEHSSATRLRRRSNESRSSHLSSNSATDQPPRSAKVLSFIEADDMDEFKDLQKDFHSAVNNEGLTWLPQLNSPKGTVSDIDGPSEDLEPDPEENTYVGIADRMMVGSSAAESTRPSSTPKKDTAESHMYEKEEGDTTFVVEVADPNDIPGRGSKKPVKLYGNSLGMISPTNRIRIKLAMLHCDHRYKIFYQLLLMFFTALMAFRTYHPSQLFFIYSFTYWADYLAFFSCIMFTLNDVTKVVAFGFWDDSQMFAAEGKEYKSLADTFGITKLHKSLRDKYGSRIVDFIIPFKIVGEEEEEKYQMKALATGLRKTSSFDDKVNNKFQSPRAFLRSSWNRIDFTSTVCFWIGLFLAIHRYDTRNGIRIFKTLAVLRILRLVNTDTGLSSILRGVKQAIPQLINIGSMLVYFWVLFGVLSVQSFKGSLRRQCVWFNQDDPTDTYQYDMQFCGGYLEPGTKKHMPYLFEDGTAGPVSKGFLCPEYSKCISNANPYNGRVSFDNIVNAMELVFVVISANTFTDLMYYTMDSDEMAASIFFVVTIFVLTIWLMNLVIAVLVTSFELANEKFKKQKLEVKMLESWPIRITQGYWKYFQVKAQQTRIPPWEEKGQYLLEKTEIVFVVLIVVDLVMRCRLDSSVSDHYSQVFLETDLIICSLLFSESAMRVLLHIHNPWRFLVKWSYVYDLVVGVAALIITTLKFHGAIDHTYYWLSIVHISRFYRVVYLFGFTSNLWKRVLGNRLMIWNLSAFYFFFTFLVSIILSVFFEGVVPDDAMSEQQFAMYYLTNSFLSLFIIGSTENWTSILYTVQSYSPNISSSFFSSVVLIIWFILSNSVILNIFIALISETMEVKEEEKRPLQIKHYLKYIYPRKIKEYTHATFLERLRRKLFRKDKAEDSRDFKQFLMRGTAIMNIAQSLDGLTDEVKSDFPTIDLPPNIKVSFESLTYYFSFLQKLRIYANNPFYRKPEVLFTECDDGPHRTFILQLNEFEDEKLSYLTKHPSFNYSYFILPPHHAFRRFCQCLVPPSVGKRTDGVRFYDDDTDLYGQKVYFHRIERDLFVLCTTVVTILLIVFSCAVTPLYRRQHNLGTWSWPTYLDCAFVVVFTVEFIVKTVADGVFYTPNGYLRNPWNVIDFIVLISLWINFIAFVKNDGDLSRIFKGLTALRALRCLTISHMARQTFNLVVFDGIKKIFEAAFVSLTLLFPFTVWGMNIFRGRLGTCNDGTKDQSSCYNEFTNTVFDWDILMPRVYQQPELHLDSFGSAFRSLYEIVSLEGWTDLLQNMMNSTGIGTVTSFFASPQNAIFLVLFNFLSMVFILNLFVSFIINNHAKTTGSAYFTTEEKSWLEAKKLLSQAKPKSIPCLFELSSSRRFFYRLAVEKSNFYYASILQLFLYLHIIMLLCRSYNKAGTQIQFEDVFFMISTTIFLVQELFHQYGEGLRLYRKSTWNRLRFAIVATSFILTAMGLSLSTNAKSFNNLKELFHLMFFIFIIPQNDMLSELIQTAVASWPPILSLTYTWGILFLVYAIALNQIFGLTKLGPNTTGNINFRTITKSLIVLFRCSFGEGWNYIMADLTVSTPYCYSLPGSDSDCGSELYAYLLLMSWNVLSMYIFVNMFISLIMGNFSYVYRKGGSKSPIGRRDILNFVEAWAKLDTDGCGELEFSFLPKLMHSFSGPLSFCIWEGRLTVSNLVKNYMEVNPDDPYDIKIDLAGLNKELSLIDKRKIIQRRLQYRRFVQEVYHIDAYSGAMKFSNLLQLVPLYTTYDPRECLGIDEYVRHLYNLGKVDKFLENEKNVEVLNMVVTRWKYRANKRNKILKSSTNVQTFELNSNPFDDATERVSSELNVASTPLMDFGVDQFIWSPRNNKHEKNNGKL; from the coding sequence ATGGAGAGAAGCATGAGAAGCCTCACAAGACATTTTGAGCCGGTGGCTGGTCCCAAAAGCGGTGATCAAAATGGGGAGACTCAGCCTCCCCATGATGAGCAACAACAGGCACCATTAGTTCCACCATCAGTCAACATTGTTCCACCACAAAGCGAGCCAGAGAGACATTCCATAGACGAAGCTTCTACCGAAAGTTATAAAAATGGAAGTAGAGAGGACAAGAACTTCTCTCTATCAAACATCTTCAAGTCCCGTGGGGCCAATAATCGCAAGAAGACGCTCCCAAAGCTCTCATTGAGGACAAGTTCAGTAGCCAAGGGGCACAGCGGATCGCCGCACCTTTCGGAGAGATCCTTCTCGCAAAGCTCAGCAGAGCACTCTTCAGCAACAAGACTGCGAAGGCGGAGCAATGAAAGCCGGTCATCGCACTTATCTTCGAATAGCGCCACAGATCAACCACCGCGGTCAGCAAAAGTTCTATCATTCATTGAGGCTGACGACATGGATGAGTTTAAGGATCTCCAGAAAGATTTCCATAGTGCGGTGAATAACGAAGGCCTTACCTGGCTGCCGCAACTGAACAGCCCTAAGGGCACCGTTAGTGACATCGATGGACCTAGCGAAGACCTCGAGCCAGATCCCGAAGAGAATACGTATGTCGGTATCGCGGATAGAATGATGGTGGGTAGCTCTGCCGCAGAATCAACTCGGCCTAGCAGCACGCCAAAGAAAGATACGGCAGAAAGCCACATGTATGAAAAGGAGGAGGGTGATACGACATTTGTCGTCGAGGTAGCGGATCCAAATGATATACCCGGTAGAGGATCAAAGAAGCCAGTAAAGCTTTACGGTAATTCATTAGGAATGATTTCGCCCACAAATCGTATCAGAATTAAACTCGCCATGCTTCATTGTGATCACAGGTACAAGATTTTTTATCAACTGTTATTGATGTTCTTCACGGCTTTAATGGCCTTTCGAACATACCATCCGTCGCAGTTATTCTTCATCTACAGTTTCACTTATTGGGCTGATTATCTGGCGTTTTTCTCATGCATTATGTTTACTCTCAACGATGTTACCAAAGTCGTTGCATTTGGGTTTTGGGACGACTCACAAATGTTCGCCGCCGAAGGGAAGGAATACAAGTCGTTGGCAGACACGTTTGGGATTACTAAACTTCACAAAAGCTTGAGAGATAAGTATGGGTCTCGAATCGTAGATTTCATTATTCCGTTCAAGATTGtcggtgaagaagaagaggaaaaatatCAAATGAAGGCTCTAGCAACAGGTTTAAGAAAGACATCTTCATTTGACGACAAAGTGAATAATAAATTCCAGTCTCCAAGAGCTTTTTTGCGTTCTTCCTGGAACAGGATTGATTTCACTTCAACGGTATGCTTTTGGATCGGACTGTTTCTTGCCATACACAGGTACGATACCAGGAATGGGATACGGATTTTCAAAACGCTGGCAGTTTTGAGGATTTTGAGATTGGTCAATACTGATACAGGTTTATCTTCGATCTTAAGGGGTGTGAAGCAAGCTATACCCCAGCTGATAAACATAGGATCGATGTTAGTTTACTTTTGGGTCTTGTTTGGAGTTTTAAGTGTCCAAAGCTTCAAGGGCTCTTTACGTCGGCAGTGTGTTTGGTTCAACCAGGATGATCCTACCGACACTTATCAGTACGATATGCAATTCTGTGGCGGCTATCTTGAGCCGGGGACAAAAAAGCACATGCCGTACCTTTTCGAAGATGGGACGGCTGGTCCTGTCTCAAAGGGTTTTCTCTGCCCCGAGTATTCCAAATGCATATCTAACGCCAATCCGTATAATGGCAGAGTGAGTTTTGACAATATTGTTAACGCAATGGAGCTGGTTTTTGTTGTAATTAGTGCTAATACGTTCACCGATTTGATGTATTATACTATGGATAGTGATGAGATGGCGGCTAGTATTTTTTTTGTTGTCACAATCTTTGTTCTAACGATTTGGTTAATGAACTTGGTTATAGCAGTCTTAGTTACGTCGTTTGAATTGGCCAACGAGAAGTtcaaaaaacaaaaactGGAAGTGAAGATGCTGGAGAGTTGGCCCATCCGGATCACTCAAGGTTATTGGAAGTATTTTCAAGTGAAAGCCCAACAAACTAGGATTCCTCCTTGGGAAGAAAAGGGTCAATATTTGCTTGAGAAGACAGAGATTGTTTTTGTTGTATTAATTGTCGTTGATCTCGTTATGAGGTGCAGACTCGACAGCTCAGTTTCTGATCACTACAGTCAGGTGTTTTTAGAAACTGATCTAATAATCTGCTCTTTACTATTTTCGGAGTCTGCTATGAGAGTCCTTCTTCATATTCACAATCCATGGAGGTTCCTAGTTAAATGGAGCTACGTTTATGATTTGGTGGTTGGTGTTGCTGCGCTCATCATAACTACACTAAAGTTTCATGGAGCAATAGATCATACGTATTACTGGCTTTCGATTGTCCATATAAGCAGGTTTTATCGCGTTGTTTATCTGTTCGGTTTTACATCAAACCTATGGAAACGCGTTCTTGGCAATCGGCTAATGATTTGGAATCTATCAGCGTTTTactttttcttcaccttcttaGTGTCCATTATACTTTCCGTGTTCTTTGAAGGTGTTGTACCAGATGATGCGATGTCTGAACAGCAATTTGCCATGTACTATCTTACCAAttcctttctctctcttttcatcattggtTCAACTGAGAACTGGACAAGTATCCTTTACACGGTGCAGAGCTATTCGCCTAATATATCATCCTCATTCTTCAGTTCAGTGGTGTTGATCATATGGTTTATTCTTTCCAATTCCGTGATTCTGAATATTTTCATTGCCTTGATCTCAGAGACTATGGAGgtgaaagaagaggaaaaaagGCCATTACAAATTAAGCATTATTTGAAGTACATCTATCCCAGAAAGATAAAAGAATACACACATGCTACGTTTCTTGAACGATTGCGCAGGAAGCTGTTTCGTAAAGACAAAGCAGAGGATTCTAGAGACTTTAAGCAGTTCCTAATGAGAGGAACCGCGATCATGAATATAGCTCAGTCTCTCGACGGACTTACGGATGAGGTCAAGAGTGATTTTCCTACTATTGATTTGCCTCCGAATATCAAAGTCTCTTTTGAAAGCTTGACATATTATTTCTCATTTCTGCAAAAATTGAGGATATATGCAAACAATCCATTTTACAGGAAACCGGAGGTTCTTTTCACTGAATGCGATGATGGACCACATAGAACATTCATTTTACAGCTTAATgagtttgaagatgaaaagcttAGCTACCTAACAAAGCACCCTTCTTTCAATTATTCCTATTTCATATTGCCACCACATCATGCTTTTCGAAGGTTCTGTCAATGCCTGGTACCTCCTAGTGTAGGTAAACGAACCGACGGTGTCCGCTTTTATGACGATGACACTGATTTATATGGGCAGAAAGTGTATTTTCATCGAATTGAAAGGGATCTCTTTGTGTTGTGTACGACGGTTGTGACTATTCTACTAATTGTCTTTTCCTGTGCAGTAACACCTTTGTACAGAAGACAGCACAATTTAGGTACATGGAGCTGGCCCACTTACCTGGACTGCGCATTTGTCGTCGTCTTCACGGTGGAATTTATCGTGAAAACTGTTGCAGATGGTGTTTTTTACACGCCGAATGGCTACTTAAGAAACCCGTGGAATGTCATTGATTTCATCGTTTTGATATCCTTGTGGATAAATTTCATTGCCTTTGTTAAAAATGATGGTGACTTATCTAGGATTTTTAAAGGCCTGACGGCCTTGAGAGCTCTGAGATGCCTAACGATTAGCCATATGGCGAGACAGACATTCAACTTGGTTGTGTTTGATGGAATTAAAAAGATATTTGAAGCTGCTTTTGTATCATTAACATTGTTATTTCCCTTCACTGTTTGGGGAATGAACATTTTTAGAGGTCGGCTTGGTACCTGTAATGACGGAACAAAAGATCAGAGTTCTTGTTATAATGAATTTACTAATACTGTTTTCGATTGGGATATTCTGATGCCTCGAGTATATCAGCAACCTGAGTTGCATCTGGATTCTTTTGGAAGCGCCTTTAGGTCCTTATATGAGATAGTGTCTCTTGAGGGTTGGACtgatttgcttcaaaacaTGATGAACAGCACTGGAATTGGGACAGTTACTTCATTCTTTGCATCACCTCAAAACGCAATATTTTTGgtccttttcaacttcctGAGTATGGTTTTCATCTTAAATTTATTCgtttctttcatcattaaTAACCATGCTAAAACAACAGGAAGCGCATATTTTACCACTGAAGAAAAGTCTTGGCTagaggccaagaaattgcTGTCTCAGGCTAAACCCAAATCAATCCCATGTCTATTCGAGCTATCAAGCTCCCGAAGGTTTTTCTACCGATTagctgttgaaaaaagcAACTTTTATTATGCTTCGATATTGCAATTGTTCCTATATCTACACATAATAATGCTGCTTTGCCGCTCTTACAATAAAGCAGGGACTCAAATTCAGTTTGAGGATGTTTTCTTCATGATATCAACTACCATCTTTCTAGTTCAGGAACTTTTCCATCAGTATGGCGAGGGCCTGAGACTGTACAGGAAATCCACTTGGAACCGACTTCGGTTTGCAATAGTCGCCACATCCTTTATCCTCACAGCCATGGGGCTCAGCTTGTCTACTAATGCCAAGTCGTTCAATAACTTGAAGGAACTATTCCACTTAATGTTttttatcttcatcataCCGCAGAATGACATGCTCTCTGAATTAATTCAAACTGCTGTGGCAAGCTGGCCACCCATTCTATCCCTTACTTATACGTGGGGAATTCTGTTCCTGGTATATGCCATTGCTTTAAACCAAATTTTTGGCTTAACTAAGTTAGGACCAAATACAACAGGAAATATAAATTTCAGAACAATTACCAAATCCCTGATAGTACTGTTTCGCTGTAGCTTCGGTGAAGGCTGGAATTATATTATGGCTGATTTAACAGTTAGTACTCCCTATTGTTATTCGCTTCCCGGATCTGACAGTGATTGCGGATCTGAACTATATGCCTATCTGTTGTTAATGTCCTGGAATGTTCTATCAATGTACATTTTCGTCAACATGTTCATTTCGCTTATCATGGGTAACTTCAGTTACGTTTACCGTAAAGGAGGTTCAAAGTCACCAATTGGCAGGAGGGACATATTAAATTTTGTTGAAGCATGGGCCAAATTAGATACAGATGGTTGTGGAGAATTAGAGTTTTCCTTTTTACCTAAACTCATGCACTCCTTCAGCGGTCCACTGAGTTTTTGCATATGGGAAGGAAGACTTACCGTCAGTAATCTGGTTAAGAACTATATGGAGGTGAACCCAGATGATCCTTATGACATAAAAATAGATCTGGCTGGTCTCAACAAAGAGCTTTCATTGATAGATAAGCGTAAAATTATCCAGAGACGTCTTCAATATCGAAGGTTTGTGCAAGAGGTATACCACATTGATGCATATAGTGGCGCAATGAAGTTCTCAAATTTACTACAGCTGGTTCCTCTTTATACCACTTACGATCCGAGAGAATGCCTAGGCATCGATGAATACGTGCGCCACCTATACAACCTGGGTAAAGTGGATAAGTTCTTGGAGAATGAGAAGAATGTTGAAGTCTTGAATATGGTTGTAACCAGATGGAAGTATAGAGCAAACAAAAGGAATAAAATACTTAAGAGTTCAACTAATGTTCAGACGTTTGAGCTTAACTCCAATCCGTTTGATGATGCAACAGAGAGAGTTTCTAGTGAACTTAATGTTGCAAGTACTCCTCTAATGGACTTTGGTGTGGACCAATTCATATGGTCTCCAAGAAACAATAAGCATGAGAAAAACAATGGCAAGCTTTAA
- the GPI1 gene encoding phosphatidylinositol N-acetylglucosaminyltransferase (ancestral locus Anc_5.114) — translation MAGYVFWPQHLSRRKYDGNGCDGLEAVAIKLRGTDWMVVDIVPSRNLDGTELAMPYFIIAHKQAAEVEWQFEDEFCSVIEFKAPNQRLLQFFSLDPISLSLPEKEVETGNGVLVNKNVTKLWEHPRYQAHDRRLRQTLSLLNLFRTHETAFHEKYPHIGRQAEDLSTRVLNLIRVQYKESAVWRTLCLLGLYLTVIVCQFSLYTYNALNWRRMKLVAFSAMAQQIDLRCQQTCYFPVQYLRINMNMSLRKALPRFRTYSEASATLRKDLPSNYYPDYIRFYNTVWLFLNDISFGLIFAAFLFEWSERLTRLLSKIIDFFLYDMLKTVTSSLANNPLGIKLNEELARFLSDLFLWIIEFSHANLIQPLVKPDNLSMFLRLVGNLGCCFGGAFAFSVILDFFSILTLHIYVFYHISGKIYHWQLQIMKSLFHLFCGKKRNVLRNRVDNNVFELDELLLGTLFFIILVFLAPTVLAFYYSFTAFRLTTIFIQIGLESVIALLNHFPLFALLLRLKDPRRIPGGISIEQTDGSSRLELKNRPLSVGSMFSPYLALIHQMKDTYLSARTFKQVLLGEPLAMHRNNLYQLLYSSLPSKPIKIATIYDKLSALVSSSKDL, via the coding sequence ATGGCTGGCTACGTATTTTGGCCACAGCACCTGAGTAGGAGAAAATACGATGGCAATGGTTGTGATGGCTTGGAGGCTGTCGCTATCAAGCTGAGAGGAACTGATTGGATGGTTGTCGACATTGTTCCGAGTAGGAACTTGGATGGAACTGAACTGGCAATGCCTTATTTCATAATTGCTCACAAACAGGCGGCAGAGGTGGAATGGCAGTTTGAAGATGAGTTCTGCTCTGTGATAGAGTTTAAGGCACCTAACCAGCGACTTCTGCAATTCTTCTCGTTGGACCCGATATCGCTGAGCTTGCCGGAGAAAGAGGTGGAAACTGGAAATGGAGTTTTGGTGAATAAAAATGTTACGAAATTGTGGGAGCATCCGAGATATCAAGCTCATGACAGAAGACTACGACAGACTCTAAGTCTCTTGAACTTGTTCCGAACACACGAGACAGCCTTCCATGAAAAGTATCCACACATTGGCCGgcaagcagaagatctgtcGACAAGAGTGCTGAATCTGATAAGAGTGCAGTACAAGGAATCAGCAGTGTGGCGGACACTATGTCTCTTGGGACTTTATTTGACTGTCATTGTTTGTCAGTTTTCCCTTTACACCTACAATGCTCTAAACTGGCGGCGTATGAAGCTTGTCGCGTTCTCTGCCATGGCACAACAGATCGATTTACGTTGTCAGCAGACGTGCTATTTTCCGGTGCAGTACTTGCGAATCAATATGAACATGTCATTAAGAAAAGCGCTTCCACGCTTTAGGACGTATTCCGAAGCGTCTGCAACCCTCAGGAAAGATCTGCCGTCGAATTACTATCCTGATTATATCCGTTTTTACAACACAGTGTGGCTCTTTCTGAATGATATCTCCTTCGGGCTGATATTCGCCGCATTTCTGTTTGAATGGAGTGAAAGGCTGACGCGATTGTTGAGTAAGATCATCGACTTCTTTCTCTATGACATGTTAAAAACTGTGACTTCGTCTCTGGCTAACAACCCTTTGGGCATAAAGCTGAATGAAGAACTGGCGAGATTTCTGAGCGACCTCTTCCTTTGGATCATAGAGTTTTCTCATGCAAATCTCATCCAGCCCCTGGTGAAACCTGATAACTTGAGCATGTTCCTACGGCTAGTCGGTAATTTGGGATGTTGTTTTGGAGGAGCATTCGCTTTCTCAGTGattcttgatttctttTCCATCCTGACTCTTCATATCTATGTCTTCTATCACATCAGTGGCAAGATATATCATTGGCAACTCCAGATAATGAAGAGCTTATTCCATTTGTTTTGCGGCAAGAAGAGGAACGTACTGCGAAACAGAGTTGACAACAACGTCTTCGAGCTCGACGAGTTACTGCTCGGCACGctattcttcatcatcctcgtTTTTTTGGCACCTACAGTGCTAGCATTCTACTATTCATTTACGGCATTTCGGTTGACCACGATTTTTATCCAGATCGGACTGGAATCGGTAATTGCGCTGCTTAACCATTTCCCTTTGTTTGCTCTGCTGCTAAGGTTAAAGGACCCAAGGCGGATTCCTGGCGGCATTTCAATTGAGCAGACCGATGGCTCCTCAAGGCTTGAATTAAAGAACAGGCCTCTCAGCGTTGGTTCCATGTTCAGCCCGTATCTCGCATTGATTCACCAAATGAAAGATACCTATCTCTCAGCAAGGACCTTCAAACAAGTCCTACTGGGAGAACCCCTTGCCATGCATAGAAACAATCTTTACCAGCTATTGTACTCTTCGTTACCTTCGAAGCCCATCAAAATCGCCACCATTTATGACAAGCTTTCGGCACTTGTGTCGAGCAGTAAAGATCTTTGA
- the RSM27 gene encoding mitochondrial 37S ribosomal protein mS33 (ancestral locus Anc_5.115) — MSVPKARLLKVAEISAKIFDQNFNPTNARTGSKILSQRLKGPAIAGYYGNPDFLKFRHLKTLYPGFQFVDLEEEYRLSMIEARKRRGKGAPKKKKEASSGGKTKKRK, encoded by the coding sequence ATGTCTGTTCCTAAGGCAAGGCTGCTCAAAGTTGCCGAAATATCAGCAAAGatttttgatcaaaattTTAACCCGACGAATGCTAGAACAGgctcgaagatcttgtctCAGAGGCTGAAAGGTCCGGCGATAGCAGGGTACTATGGAAATCCAGACTTTTTGAAATTCAGACATTTAAAGACTTTGTATCCTGGATTCCAGTTTGTAGACTTAGAAGAGGAATACCGACTGTCTATGATTGAAGCAAGGAAACGTCGTGGTAAAGGTgctccaaagaagaagaaagaagccaGCAGTGGTGGGAAGACTAAGAAGAGGAAGTAG